From one Myxococcus xanthus genomic stretch:
- a CDS encoding AAA family ATPase, translating to MMRGPEAGRAGEAAEPGDGGSQAPASTRELHVEYDDAPPPEAAPPQRVGAVPRWRNTFQAPEPPREEDVALRRTENAVRVEPPHAPEPTDAKADVARAPNPLLLVSRMARGREGGEDVPSRDVSAPEDVSPAEREAMRAAVATGKRRELWAPPAYLPEDLREALLSERSQYRAQLLQDVREVSLQGPGVLSLIPRPAADPDWSGGSVLGFLGEECVFGGDVVHLDFESGRVFAAPSHGDDVDRRALSADRWCYRPYDFAEALCAAASAYEERQDALSESLRRACGEAPAVTLTPQDEALIPADRLWRQPWGCIWGPPGTGKTTAVADLIARALRAFPGERILAVAPTNRAADELVLRVSALLEREPIPLRPLARSIFRGGTGASEALVKLPTVMLEDTKGGKLRASIEERERELILQRVRGGPAHELAKLQAELRGLRGKVKDPTLKEVEKGDCPLVVVTVHRALRLVSELEGKRHFARLVVDEAGMVTRAATALMGPLAERVTLAGDPKQIGPVSRAAEGAGKGTQKWLRGSGLSHLEDAVKDAARADVLLLRTQHRMHPDIAKVVSHFCYGGALEDGDVVKQRAERPAPVAAFPSVRAGWVVLDGLTRDSKRLTHGRGETGSGYQRELSANLAVSLAREAVRSGLSVLCVTPYRAQAALLRRLGNAAGLRGDVFSASTIHRQQGTQYDVVLVDTVAGGRPFPPHTLVPMLNVAASRAKDYLLVLASRDEARAATIPQRFLSLLPRLRVHPGEPLRLEPLPMPQRAPPPPPPPVPVDLGAEISGARPGKPLFTHEQVSLFERRFDDGHHLVRGVAGSGKTYVLAHWVARYLLEHSEAQVLVSFFNRALAPLVDKLLVEALAQRAGRLRVRELRARVTVRHVGALRRHAPESFDGVFVDEAQDMDAKALAMLHALVRPDTLPDGREVRCFQLFMDDSQNVYGQVPIDALKEQLPEGLSFRGRTRVLKETFRATRDILDVAFNVVLDPMRQHAAAEPGMREYMKVGELAREGLVWLPEETLEGLFRVQSTERGGVLPQVRGFASSASEARQVAREVARLIREEGVHPSDILVVAPVMPSQYTEALQRAGVPAEAYGGKGGRNVTDFRVSGVDHVRATTVFSCKGHECPIVFFAGLDALDTAEQWMAGARERSTRENERIRRAMFYVGATRAMKRQYLTGVKGARFLRVAATYVETLSGLVPAAPSPEGASGADAR from the coding sequence ATGATGCGGGGGCCGGAGGCGGGACGTGCGGGCGAGGCGGCGGAGCCCGGAGACGGGGGCTCGCAGGCGCCTGCGTCCACGCGTGAGCTGCATGTCGAATACGACGATGCGCCGCCGCCCGAAGCCGCTCCGCCCCAGCGGGTGGGGGCAGTGCCGCGCTGGCGCAACACGTTCCAGGCACCCGAGCCTCCACGTGAGGAGGACGTGGCGCTGCGGCGCACCGAGAACGCGGTGCGTGTGGAGCCGCCCCACGCCCCCGAGCCCACCGACGCGAAGGCGGACGTGGCCCGGGCGCCGAATCCGTTGCTGCTCGTCTCGCGGATGGCGCGAGGACGGGAAGGCGGAGAGGACGTTCCGTCGCGCGATGTCTCCGCGCCAGAGGACGTCAGCCCCGCGGAGCGCGAGGCGATGCGCGCCGCGGTGGCCACCGGGAAGCGCCGTGAGCTCTGGGCTCCGCCCGCGTATCTGCCCGAGGACCTGCGGGAGGCGCTCCTGTCCGAGCGCAGCCAGTACCGCGCGCAGTTGCTACAGGACGTGCGCGAGGTCAGCCTCCAGGGGCCAGGGGTGCTGTCGCTCATCCCGCGTCCGGCGGCGGACCCGGACTGGTCGGGAGGTTCGGTGCTCGGCTTCCTGGGGGAGGAGTGCGTCTTCGGCGGAGACGTCGTCCACCTGGACTTCGAATCGGGGCGTGTGTTCGCCGCGCCCAGCCACGGGGATGACGTGGACCGCCGCGCGCTGTCCGCGGACCGCTGGTGCTACCGGCCCTATGACTTCGCCGAGGCCCTGTGCGCGGCGGCCTCTGCTTACGAAGAGCGGCAGGATGCCCTCTCCGAGTCCCTGCGCCGCGCCTGTGGGGAGGCGCCTGCCGTCACGCTGACACCTCAGGATGAGGCCCTGATTCCGGCCGATAGGCTGTGGCGCCAGCCCTGGGGCTGCATCTGGGGACCTCCCGGTACGGGCAAGACGACGGCCGTGGCGGACCTCATCGCGCGGGCGCTGCGAGCCTTCCCGGGGGAGCGCATCCTCGCGGTGGCGCCCACCAACCGCGCCGCGGACGAACTGGTCCTCCGCGTCAGCGCGCTGCTGGAGCGCGAGCCCATTCCGCTGCGGCCCCTGGCGCGCAGCATCTTCCGTGGCGGCACCGGCGCGAGCGAGGCGTTGGTGAAGCTGCCCACCGTCATGCTGGAGGACACCAAGGGCGGCAAGCTGCGCGCCAGCATCGAGGAGCGGGAGCGGGAGCTCATCCTCCAGCGGGTGCGAGGCGGCCCCGCCCATGAGCTGGCCAAGCTCCAGGCGGAGCTGCGCGGATTGCGCGGCAAGGTGAAGGACCCCACGCTCAAGGAAGTGGAGAAGGGGGACTGCCCGCTGGTGGTGGTCACCGTGCACCGCGCGTTGCGGCTGGTGTCGGAGCTGGAGGGAAAGCGGCACTTCGCGCGGCTGGTGGTGGACGAGGCCGGCATGGTGACCCGCGCGGCCACCGCGTTGATGGGGCCGCTGGCGGAGCGGGTGACGCTGGCCGGTGACCCGAAGCAGATTGGCCCGGTGAGCCGCGCCGCGGAGGGCGCGGGCAAGGGCACGCAGAAGTGGCTTCGCGGCAGCGGGCTGTCGCACCTGGAAGACGCGGTGAAGGACGCGGCGCGCGCGGATGTGTTGTTGCTGCGCACCCAGCACCGCATGCACCCGGACATCGCGAAGGTGGTGAGCCACTTCTGCTACGGCGGCGCGCTGGAGGACGGCGACGTCGTCAAGCAGCGCGCGGAGCGGCCCGCTCCGGTGGCCGCGTTCCCTTCGGTGCGCGCGGGCTGGGTGGTGCTGGACGGCCTCACGCGAGATTCAAAGCGCCTCACGCACGGCCGCGGGGAGACGGGCTCCGGCTACCAGCGCGAGCTGTCCGCCAACCTCGCCGTGTCCCTGGCGCGCGAGGCGGTGCGCTCTGGCCTCAGCGTCTTGTGTGTCACGCCCTACCGCGCGCAGGCCGCGCTGCTTCGCCGGCTGGGCAATGCCGCGGGCCTGCGCGGGGACGTCTTCAGCGCGTCCACCATCCATCGCCAGCAGGGCACCCAGTACGACGTGGTGCTGGTGGACACCGTCGCTGGAGGCAGGCCCTTTCCGCCTCACACGCTGGTGCCCATGCTCAACGTGGCCGCCAGCCGCGCGAAGGACTACCTGCTGGTGCTGGCCTCCCGCGACGAGGCGCGCGCCGCCACCATTCCCCAGCGCTTCTTGTCGCTGCTGCCGCGCCTTCGCGTGCACCCCGGTGAGCCGTTGCGCCTGGAGCCATTGCCCATGCCGCAGCGCGCGCCGCCGCCGCCACCCCCGCCGGTGCCGGTGGACCTGGGCGCGGAAATCTCGGGCGCGCGGCCCGGCAAGCCCCTCTTCACACACGAGCAGGTGTCCCTCTTCGAGCGCCGCTTCGACGACGGGCACCACCTGGTGCGCGGCGTGGCGGGCAGCGGCAAGACGTACGTGTTGGCGCACTGGGTGGCGCGCTACCTGCTGGAGCACTCCGAGGCGCAGGTGCTGGTGTCCTTCTTCAACCGGGCGCTGGCCCCGCTGGTGGACAAGTTGTTGGTGGAGGCGTTGGCCCAGCGCGCGGGCCGCCTGCGAGTGCGTGAGCTGCGCGCACGGGTGACGGTGCGGCACGTGGGGGCGCTGCGCCGCCATGCCCCCGAATCGTTCGACGGCGTCTTCGTGGACGAGGCCCAGGACATGGACGCCAAGGCGCTGGCCATGCTCCATGCGCTGGTGCGTCCGGACACGTTGCCGGACGGACGAGAGGTGCGCTGCTTCCAGCTCTTCATGGACGACTCGCAGAACGTCTACGGCCAGGTGCCCATCGACGCGCTCAAGGAGCAGCTGCCCGAGGGGCTGTCGTTCCGCGGCCGCACCCGCGTCCTCAAGGAGACGTTCCGCGCCACCCGGGACATCCTCGACGTCGCCTTCAACGTGGTGCTGGACCCGATGCGCCAGCACGCCGCGGCCGAGCCCGGCATGCGCGAATACATGAAGGTGGGCGAGCTGGCGCGCGAGGGGCTCGTCTGGCTTCCGGAGGAGACGCTGGAGGGCCTCTTCCGCGTGCAGTCCACCGAGCGCGGCGGCGTGCTGCCCCAGGTGCGCGGCTTCGCATCCAGCGCCAGTGAGGCGCGGCAGGTGGCTCGCGAGGTGGCCCGCCTCATCCGCGAGGAGGGCGTCCACCCCAGTGACATCCTCGTGGTGGCCCCCGTCATGCCCTCCCAGTACACGGAGGCGCTCCAGCGCGCGGGCGTGCCCGCGGAGGCCTACGGAGGCAAGGGTGGGCGCAACGTGACGGAC